From one Lycium ferocissimum isolate CSIRO_LF1 chromosome 7, AGI_CSIRO_Lferr_CH_V1, whole genome shotgun sequence genomic stretch:
- the LOC132065378 gene encoding protein SOSEKI 3 isoform X2, which produces MDGRMKKYRQLSPDRAKVWTEKSPKYQQQQPRLTNGKVPVVYYLSRNRQLEHPHFIEVPLSSSDGLYLRDVIERLNVLRGRGMASLYSWSCKRSYKNGFVWHDLCEDDLILPAHGNEYVLKGSELFDESDAGRFSPAANVRLSNQKLLPEPQSSRSQDDTSSSSSMNEKGIKNSQDDESPPPVQQSGSSAVSPQSSSADKSSSWNGSLSLTEYKIYKTEGLADASTQTDENASKTRPPETCTRGVSTDDGSMEPENNEIHEVPVQPTNKSAQQCRETVSPAPSSSSASSSGGRTDTLESLIRADINKLNSFRIIEGEEFRVPKTKLKPSNVLMQLISCGSVSVKDHTFGLIPTYRPRFSHSKFPSPLFSTSLSLGDLDCLAENPRFMGLKLEDKEYFSGSLLETNMTKEPTLLKRSSSYNADRTNKELGDSVEDKEEKKAGTKCIPRSIKVSLNKQQARSESMKSPLSEGPRISSDRIGSSRTLTSDTSCGGSKRITEPSPGNRHSNRIDSFREEKDNVIKIEESLLQELGL; this is translated from the exons atggatGGGAGAATGAAGAAGTACAGGCAATTGAGTCCAGACAGAGCAAAAGTTTGGACCGAAAAATCGCCTAAGTATCAACAGCAACAGCCACGGTTGACTAATGGCAAAGTGCCGGTAGTATACTATCTTAGTAGAAATCGACAGCTTGAACATCCTCATTTCATTGAAGTACCCTTGTCTTCCTCTGATGGTCTCTACTTGAGAG ATGTAATTGAGAGGCTTAACGTTTTGAGAGGTCGAGGAATGGCTTCGTTATACTCATGGTCTTGCAAGAG AAGCTACAAGAATGGTTTCGTGTGGCATGATCTTTGTGAAGATGACCTTATTCTTCCTGCTCATGGTAATGAATATGTTCTAAAAGGCTCAGAGCTTTTCGATGAATCCGATGCAG GCCGCTTCAGTCCTGCTGCAAATGTTAGATTGTCAAACCAAAAGCTACTGCCAGAACCACAATCCTCTAGAAGCCAAGACGATACCTCGTCTTCTTCTAGCATGAATGAAAAAGGTATAAAGAATTCTCAAGACGATGAATCCCCACCTCCTGTTCAACAATCAGGTTCTTCAGCGGTATCTCCTCAGTCGTCCAGTGCTGATAAAAGCTCTTCATGGAACGGTTCATTAAGCTTGACAGAGTACAAGATCTATAAAACCGAAGGCCTAGCCGATGCTTCAACTCAGACCGATGAAAATGCAAGCAAAACTAGACCTCCAGAGACTTGCACGAGAGGTGTTTCTACAGATGACGGGTCTATGGAgcctgaaaataatgaaattcatgaggttCCAGTTCAACCAACAAATAAATCTGCACAGCAATGCCGGGAGACAGTATCGCCTGCTCCGTCCTCGTCAAGTGCATCGTCATCAGGTGGTAGAACAGATACCTTGGAATCCCTCATCAGAGCTGATATTAATAAGCTCAACAGCTTTAGAATAATTGAAGGGGAGGAGTTTCGGGTTCCAAAAACTAAGCTAAAGCCTTCAAATGTGCTGATGCAACTAATTTCTTGTGGATCAGTTTCAGTAAAGGATCATACTTTTGGCCTTATTCCTACTTACAGGCCGAGATTTTCGCATTCAAAATTTCCGTCTCCTCTGTTCTCAACCTCGTTATCTTTAGGAGATCTTGATTGCCTGGCAGAGAATCCTAGGTTTATGGGTTTGAAGTTGGAAGATAAGGAATACTTTAGCGGCAGCTTACTTGAGACAAATATGACCAAGGAACCTACTCTTCTAAAGCGGTCGTCGTCCTACAATGCTGACAG GACAAATAAAGAACTAGGAGATTCAGTTGAAgacaaagaggagaaaaaagcAGGCACGAAGTGCATTCCACGTTCCATCAAGGTTTCCCTGAATAAGCAGCAGGCAAGAAGCGAGTCAATGAAATCTCCTCTTTCCGAAGGTCCTAGAATCTCATCGGATAGAATAGGCAGTTCACGGACCCTTACATCTGACACATCCTGTGGAGGAAGCAAGCGAATTACAGAGCCATCACCTGGCAATAGACACTCAAATAGAATAGACTCTTTCAGAGAGGAGAAAGACAATGTGATCAAAATTGAAGAAA GCTTGCTTCAGGAGCTCGGGTTATAA
- the LOC132065378 gene encoding protein SOSEKI 3 isoform X1 — MDGRMKKYRQLSPDRAKVWTEKSPKYQQQQPRLTNGKVPVVYYLSRNRQLEHPHFIEVPLSSSDGLYLRDVIERLNVLRGRGMASLYSWSCKRSYKNGFVWHDLCEDDLILPAHGNEYVLKGSELFDESDAGRFSPAANVRLSNQKLLPEPQSSRSQDDTSSSSSMNEKGIKNSQDDESPPPVQQSGSSAVSPQSSSADKSSSWNGSLSLTEYKIYKTEGLADASTQTDENASKTRPPETCTRGVSTDDGSMEPENNEIHEVPVQPTNKSAQQCRETVSPAPSSSSASSSGGRTDTLESLIRADINKLNSFRIIEGEEFRVPKTKLKPSNVLMQLISCGSVSVKDHTFGLIPTYRPRFSHSKFPSPLFSTSLSLGDLDCLAENPRFMGLKLEDKEYFSGSLLETNMTKEPTLLKRSSSYNADRTNKELGDSVEDKEEKKAGTKCIPRSIKVSLNKQQARSESMKSPLSEGPRISSDRIGSSRTLTSDTSCGGSKRITEPSPGNRHSNRIDSFREEKDNVIKIEERLASGARVIIQSRGAVDNDEH; from the exons atggatGGGAGAATGAAGAAGTACAGGCAATTGAGTCCAGACAGAGCAAAAGTTTGGACCGAAAAATCGCCTAAGTATCAACAGCAACAGCCACGGTTGACTAATGGCAAAGTGCCGGTAGTATACTATCTTAGTAGAAATCGACAGCTTGAACATCCTCATTTCATTGAAGTACCCTTGTCTTCCTCTGATGGTCTCTACTTGAGAG ATGTAATTGAGAGGCTTAACGTTTTGAGAGGTCGAGGAATGGCTTCGTTATACTCATGGTCTTGCAAGAG AAGCTACAAGAATGGTTTCGTGTGGCATGATCTTTGTGAAGATGACCTTATTCTTCCTGCTCATGGTAATGAATATGTTCTAAAAGGCTCAGAGCTTTTCGATGAATCCGATGCAG GCCGCTTCAGTCCTGCTGCAAATGTTAGATTGTCAAACCAAAAGCTACTGCCAGAACCACAATCCTCTAGAAGCCAAGACGATACCTCGTCTTCTTCTAGCATGAATGAAAAAGGTATAAAGAATTCTCAAGACGATGAATCCCCACCTCCTGTTCAACAATCAGGTTCTTCAGCGGTATCTCCTCAGTCGTCCAGTGCTGATAAAAGCTCTTCATGGAACGGTTCATTAAGCTTGACAGAGTACAAGATCTATAAAACCGAAGGCCTAGCCGATGCTTCAACTCAGACCGATGAAAATGCAAGCAAAACTAGACCTCCAGAGACTTGCACGAGAGGTGTTTCTACAGATGACGGGTCTATGGAgcctgaaaataatgaaattcatgaggttCCAGTTCAACCAACAAATAAATCTGCACAGCAATGCCGGGAGACAGTATCGCCTGCTCCGTCCTCGTCAAGTGCATCGTCATCAGGTGGTAGAACAGATACCTTGGAATCCCTCATCAGAGCTGATATTAATAAGCTCAACAGCTTTAGAATAATTGAAGGGGAGGAGTTTCGGGTTCCAAAAACTAAGCTAAAGCCTTCAAATGTGCTGATGCAACTAATTTCTTGTGGATCAGTTTCAGTAAAGGATCATACTTTTGGCCTTATTCCTACTTACAGGCCGAGATTTTCGCATTCAAAATTTCCGTCTCCTCTGTTCTCAACCTCGTTATCTTTAGGAGATCTTGATTGCCTGGCAGAGAATCCTAGGTTTATGGGTTTGAAGTTGGAAGATAAGGAATACTTTAGCGGCAGCTTACTTGAGACAAATATGACCAAGGAACCTACTCTTCTAAAGCGGTCGTCGTCCTACAATGCTGACAG GACAAATAAAGAACTAGGAGATTCAGTTGAAgacaaagaggagaaaaaagcAGGCACGAAGTGCATTCCACGTTCCATCAAGGTTTCCCTGAATAAGCAGCAGGCAAGAAGCGAGTCAATGAAATCTCCTCTTTCCGAAGGTCCTAGAATCTCATCGGATAGAATAGGCAGTTCACGGACCCTTACATCTGACACATCCTGTGGAGGAAGCAAGCGAATTACAGAGCCATCACCTGGCAATAGACACTCAAATAGAATAGACTCTTTCAGAGAGGAGAAAGACAATGTGATCAAAATTGAAGAA AGGCTTGCTTCAGGAGCTCGGGTTATAATACAGTCGAGGGGAGCTGTTGACAACGATGAACATTAG